In the genome of Paenibacillus sp. GP183, the window CCCCAGAATTCCGATCTGATATGAATAACCAAAGCTGTTTCATCATATATCGTTTCTTCTCTGGAAGGCGGCGTAATGGCTAGCAGATTAAGTAGAGATAATGAGCATGTCGAATTCGTGATACAACAGTTGAAGATTTTGTTGTTAACATACGCAAAAGCTTGATAGTGACCCGCAAGCTTAGAATCCGAGCGGATAGAATAAACTAGTCTAAGGTTATTCAGTACGGGCTTTATTAAACTTAGTTGACAGGGTTTTCAACAGTGTAAGCTCGCCTCCATCTTGAAACCCGCTCCTGAAGCGGGTTTTTCCCATTTTAGGGGCAAAAATGTAGTCCAAATCCTCGTAAAACTCGATCGATTTCGAAAGTGTTGTAGTCCAAATGGCTACAATGATTTGTCTCCAAATAAGGTATTCATACTTATCGGCTTAATCATGTTCATTTTGACAAAGTTTTGCTAAAATAGGATCAAATAAACCAAAAGAGGTCGATCGAAATGCAATTAATGGACGAGCTTTTAGATGCCTACTTGGATAACAACTTTGAGCACCCGTATTATTTGGATCTACATACTGGGCAAGTTATTTTGGATATGGAAGAAGCGTATACAGGGGAACCGGGAATCGACTGGGATGATGAGGAAAACGAAGAACGTTTCATAGATGTTCCAAAGATTGATTCTAACGAGGCGTTTTATGTGATGACGAAATTTGCCCAGCGTACCGAATTCGATCCTAAAAATAAGTTATTTGATGCCCTTAATGGCAACAAACCTTTTCGAAGGTTCAAGGATACACTTTACGAATTGAATCTTTGGGATGAGTGGAATAAATTCGAACACAAGTTTGCGGAAGAAGCGATTCAATCCTGGATGGAACGGTTTGAACTGGATTACAATGGATTGAACGAAAAGCACAAAAATAATCATCCTTTTTCACAATCAAAGGGGTAGTTATCTTGAACAGACAAGAGATACAGAAAAAGGTTCGCCATACGGTGCATCAATTGATTTTTGAAAAAGGGTACGCGAGCCCGTTGGATTTGTTCTTGAAGATGGAGAAGCTCTCTCCAAAGCTTGTAGAGGAATGGCGATTCGGAAGGGTTCCTTATCTGGAGCGGGTCCTACATGGGAATCTGGCTCAATTCAGTTTCATGATGAAAGAATTCCGGAAAACGGCGAGGGAGATGACCCTGAAGGAATCCTACACCGTCTATATGTCCTGGGGAAAAGGAACGAAACGCCCGCTCCGTTTCTCGAAATCAGGTGACTCCCAAGTTGAACGGCACTATTCCACCCACTATGTGAAGCCAGTTAAACTTAAACCCGCTGCAGAGGGATTAATTCAGTCGCAAGGATGTGATGAGATTGAATCTAAACAATCTTAGCAAATATCTGGATCCTGTTATTTTGGACAGAGGACGGGAGTATTTACTGGGCGGCCACGTTCTCTCGATAGAGGATATAGGAGACTTAGATTACCGTGCCGAGGTGGAAGGAAGCGAGTTATATGAGGTGTATGTGGAGCTTGACGAGGAGGGTGAAGTTATATCATCCGATTGCGATTGTCCTTACGATTACGGGCCTGTCTGCAAGCATCAAGCTGCGGTAATGCTCAAGCTTCGAGATCATACAGCAACGCTATCAGAATCCATAACGAAAGAACTGCCTACGAATCCGAATAAGAGCTTGAAGCATCTTTTGGAGGCTGAGAGTAAAGAGAGCTTGATAACCTTACTGCTTTCACTCGCGGCTGATTCTGATGTTGTGGAACAGCGGGTCAAGCTTCAGTTATCCAAGGTCGGCAGGGCCAAAGAGCTGGAAGAATGCAGAAAGCTGATTCGTTCATACATCGATACGTATTCGGACCATCATGGTTTTGTCAATTGGCGAAACGTTGGTAAGGCGGTCGGAGGCGCAGAAATGGTGGCCGAAAAGGCCTGTGAAGCAACGGATAATGCTGAATGGACTCGAGCTGTCGAGATTAACCATTGTATATTGGAAGAAATGGTCGATTTTCTTCAGGAAGCGGATGACTACGGCGGTACTATCGGATGTGTCATTGATCAAAGTCTGGAACGTATAGATGAGATCATACTTCAAAGTGACCGAATTTCGCAAGTGGACAGGGAAAGCCTATTCCAACTGCTTCTGGATGAATCGAAGCAATCGCGTTATGACGGATGGTCCGACTGGCAGTTAGCAATGCTCGATAGCGCCTCACGCTTGGCGGTAACAGCTAATTTACGCAGGAAATGGGAGAAGCATGCTTCCCGGGTGGCCTCCGAACAAACAGGAGGGACCAGCAGCGGAAACTACTTTGCCCAGCGGGTAGCCGTGATGCGGTATCATTTGATTCAAATCTATGAAGATGAAGGGCGGGCCAGCGATTATCTGAACAGCCATTTACATTTCTCGGATTTCCGGGAAATGGCTATACAGGATGCGTTCCATAACGGTTGCTATGATGAGGTCATTCGCCTGACTGAAGAGGGAGAAGCGCAGGATCAAGCCAAAGGTTTTCCCGGACTGGTCAAACAATGGAATAAGCACCGCTATGAGGCATATTGTCGTTCCGGACAATTGGAATTCCAGCGTAAACTGGGTGTAGCACTCGTACTGGACGGTGACTTCTCGTACTTCAAACCGCTTAAGGACACATATCCAGCTATCGGGTGGCGACCTGTTTATCTGGACATGCTGCAGAAGCTGGAAAAGGATAAATGGCCCGGGAATATATACACACGAATTCTTGTGGAGGAGCAGGAATATTCGCGGCTCTTGGCTTATGTCAAGAAGCAGCCTTCAAGAATTGAAGAGTTTTACTCTCATTTGAATCAGCATTTTCCTATGGAAGTAAAGGAATTATTCCATATCCATATTGATGCAGAGGCAGACCGATCCACAACAAGGAAGCATTATGAAAATGTTTGCCGGATCATCTTTCTACTTCAGCAAGCCGGAGGTAAAGAGGAAGCGCTGCAAATCGTGCGGCTGCTTCTTGCAAAATACCCTAAAAAGCCGGCTTTTCGGGATGAATTGATGAAATTGAACTACCGATAAAAATACATGGTCGATACGATTTTTGAAAGGAAGGAATCATATATGCCATCTCCCCATGCTGCTATAAATCCTTTGCTTATTTCCACCCTGAAAAGACAACCTTTATCAAGCATCCCGGAGAAACCGACAGTTTCCTTGCTACCTGGCATTCTTACCAAAATAATTACTAGATATAAAAAGAAAATTGATCTTCAATTCGAATCCAACAAGCAGGTTTTGATCTGCGGTCATTGTGGGAGCAAAGGACAGTATGATATTGGTTTTGTTGCGTTCAATCTGGAACGTTGGCAGAAAGATGAGAAAGATTCAAGTTTCAAAAGCCAACCCTATCAAAGAGACATGATGGATTATGTACAAACGACAGGGTATATTCGCTGCAAACAATGCAATGGTGCAGGAAACTGGAAAGCAAAGGATCTTTTTTCCATGTTTGGTTTATTGACGAGGTTGTTTGCAGAAGGGAAAGAAGACAAGTCAAGTTACATGGCAGGTGAAATTGCCCTTTATGACGGGAGTACTCCCAAGTGGGCAACCGATGCAGAGGAAAACTTTTTGAATAAGCTTCGTGAAAATGTTCAAGACGGTTTTCTATGGAATCGGTTAGGCAACCTGTATTTGAAAGGGGGGAGACCGGAACTGGCCGCCGCAGCGTATGAGAAATCTATTCAAGTGGACCCGTCCCAAGTGGAATCCCATTATTCACTGGGCCGGCTATTATTTCAAGTTGATGAACTTGAAAAATCCGCTTATCATAGCAGAATGATGCTGGTATACGCCCGCCATTACCCAAAGATGGCCATCCTTGATCTGAGAGAGATTTTGGCTATAGGACTGCAAAACTTATATGACATTCATGTAGAATCTGACCGGAAAATCGCGTTTATGCCGACAAAGGAAGAGCTTGAGGTTTTGAATTCGTTTAAGGAAGTGGCTGCAGGTTCTGAACCTCCTACGTTGTCCTTAGTCGATTTGGAGGTTTTTCCGGATGATCGGAAATCGTTCTACCCAGTGGCTGAAATGTATATGTGGCTCAGAAAGGATGAAATTCCGGCTAGCGAGAGAACTTTGGATCAATACTTGCCGGAGAAACGCAAGCAGATCGTGACACGTGCTGGGGGTCATTCTGCAACCGACTTAGGAACAGATAGCAAACCTGTCGTCATAAGAGTAAGATCGGAAGAAAGAGCTGAAAAAATTTATCAACTATGTGAGCGATACGAACTTCAATGCATCATTGGGATTGAATATGTAGAAGATTTGTCTGACCTTAGAAAAGCATTGATGCAAAAACTTAGTCCGTCCAATGTATATGTTCCGTGTCTATGCGGCAGCGGGTTGAAATATAAGTTTTGTTGCGGCAATAAGCTAAAAAATTTCGATTTGGAACGGTTTATTGAGGAAAATGGTACAGGCGGCGGGGCCAAATGATTTGGAGAGAAAAGAAGTGGAAACCAAGGGCACAACAATGTGAGACAAGAGTGTCGCTATTTTGGGCACTGTTTATGATGAGGATGAACCCGGAGAAGATGAAATCATGCTTCCTACAGTCTCTAATGAAACCTTGAAGGTTTATAGTATAGCTTGTATATGTCCTCATTTACTATAAAAAGATAAATGACTTGAATGGTTATTTGTCGAATGAGGAACCGTTTGATATTAACTTTGGACCATTGAAACACGAAACAAGCCATTCATGAAATAGTGAATGCTGGATGTATGATGGAGAAGTTCAGATCAACAGGTGATTCTCACTATCTAGGAGATGGCTATTATTTTTATCATGACCTAGTACAAGCTGAGGTTTGGGCGAAGATGAAAGTAAGTAGAAACCCGAAATACTCTGGTGAGGACTGGGCCGTACTGAAGTGTGTAGTAGATTTAGATGAGGATCAGCTTCTTGATCTAGATAATAGAGATGAGCAGGACTTTTTCTTTTCTGAAATAATCAAATTATATGAACAACTTGGAGCAAATCAGCTGGAGCTCTTTGAATATAATGATTCATATCTCTGCAATCATATTGCATCCATTACTGGGGTTCAGTGATCACGAAAACATTTCCCTATGTTGATAAAGGTGAGGTATTTCCGTCAAGATTCTGCTGGCTTTAAAGTTAGAAATAAACCACAAAGCAAGTAAGTTTTTTGAGGGGATGCAAACGAAGTATCTTGAATAAAGCTGTAAATTACAAAATAAAACTAAATAAATTTTACTGTACGTTACCCGAGAATCCCCTCGTTTTTTTGTAGTCAACATGTAGCCAAAAGGTCTAAATCAAGGTAAGAACAGCTAAATTTAAATAACATCAATTAACATGCTCTGGTCCTCGAAACCCGCATGAGATAACACTTCTTAACACTTTTGAAGAAATCCTAAAACCATTTAAAACGGACGGGACAACTGTTCGACTCCCCTCAGTTGTTCGAACCCTTGTCCATACAAAACCACAACTTAAGGAAATGGAAAGGAGTTCGGCACGCTCTAGTCCTAACCAAGCGTCTAATCATTAATAGCGTCAGTACAGTGTGTTGCGTCTTGGTGACGCTTTTGACGGTACTGACGCTTTTCTGTAACGTTTAGCTTAGGGGTATACAAAACCGGGGCTTTTTATTTTACCGACATCTTATCTGTGATACAATTCTGATTATAAGAAACCATCGAAAGTTATTTGCTCGGAGGTAATATGAATGACTTTGAAAATAAGCTTCAGCATGCTTTATTGGAAATTCAACGATTAAGTCAGGAAAACGAACACCTTAAAAGAGAACTATCAAAATCTTTACCTGCAGTAGCTGTCGATTCTCCTCAATCTATAGTCGATTGTTCGAGCAAATTGCAAGAGCTTAAAGTGGAATCCGTTCATAATTTTTCGTCACCTCCTGAGAAAATCGCTCTATTTCGTAGTCTCTTTAGAGGTCGTGAAGATGTCTTCCCAATGCGTTGGGAAAACAAAACGGGGAGATCAGGGTATTCTCCTGCTTGTGGAAATGAATGGACGTCTGTTTGTAAGAAGCCGCAAGTGAAATGTTCTGAATGTCCGCATAAAGATTTTTTACCTGTGACTAACGAAGTGATTAATAAGCATCTGGATGCAAAAACCAACCAAACTATCGGTGTTTACCCCATGCTGCCCGATGAAACCTGTCGGTTTCTTGCTATTGATTTTGATAAGAGAAACTGGAAAGAAGATGCACTGGCAGTAGTGAACGTTTGTAACGAATTTAACGTTCCTGCAGCATTAGAAAGGTCGCGCTCAGGCCAAGGGGGACATATTTGGATCTTTTTTGACGAGGCCATCGACGCAAATTTAGCCAGGAAACTTGGATGCGCGATTCTAACCAAAACCATGGATAAAAGAAACCAGATCGGCCTAGATTCCTATGACCGACTTTTCCCGAACCAGGATACGCTTCCAAAAGGAGGGTTTGGGAATTTAATCGCTCTTCCCTTGCAAGGGATTCCTAGAAAGAATGGTAACAGTGTTTTTGTCGATGAGACTTTGCAGCCTTATCAAGATCAATGGCTATTCTTGTCTCAATTAAAGAAAATGAGCCGTGAACGGGTGCTGGGATTCGTACAAGATGCCGTTCGTAACTCGTCTGTTCTAAGTGTAGGGTACACAGACCCAGATACTGATGATGAAAAACCATGGGAACAAGGTAATGAGGTACTTGAAGAAAGGCCTATCGAAGAACCGCTGCCTTCAAAAGTGAAGATCGTACTGTCAAATATGATATATATTGAGAAAAATGATCTCCCATCTATCATGATCAATAGAATCTTTCGTTTAGCGGCTTTTCAAAATCCTGACTTCTACAAGAACCAAGCGATGCGACTATCTACTTTCGGAAAACCGCGAGTAATTAGCTGTGCAGAAGACTTCCCCAAACACATTGCACTTCCCAGGGGTTGTTTGCAAGCTGTGCTGGACCTTCTTAAGATACATTCAATCGAACCGGTTATTGCTGATGAACGCTTCCTAGGAAATCATATTGACGTAGATTTCAATGGAACCCTCACAATGTTACAAGATACTGCTGCAAGGTCTATTTTGGCGAATGAGATAGGAATTCTTTCGGCAACGACTGCTTTTGGAAAGACGGTTGTAGCAGCGTCAATAATCGCTAAAAGAAAGTTAAATACCCTGATACTTGTGAATCGACGCGAACTAATGGACCAATGGAAAGAACGGCTCAGTACCTTTCTGAATGTAGATATGAAGAGTATTGGCGTCATCGGAGGAGGAAAAGAAAAACGAACTGGTCAGATCGATATTGCTGTTATTCAGAGTTTAAATCAAAAAGGAATAGTGAAAGAATACATTAACGAATACGGCCAAATCATTGTAGACGAATGTCACCATGTTTCTGCCTTTAGTTTTGAGCAGGTATTAAAGAAGGCAAAGGCGAAGCATGTTTTTGGTTTGACAGCAACACTGACAAGACAAGATGGACATCAACCTATTGTACTTATGCAGTGTGGGCCTATACGTATTCGCGTGGATTCAAAGTCACAGGCAGTAGCGCGTAATATGCAACATAAAGTGATACCTAGATACACCCAATTTCGTTTGCCGAGTCAAATATCAAACCCAGGAATACAGGATGTTTATCAGATTTTAATAAATGATGAAGAAAGAAACGAAATGATTTTTGATGATCTGTTGAAGTGTTTAGAACAGGGTAGATCGCCGATTCTTTTGGCAGAGCGGACTGCTCATGTTGAATATTTTGAAAAGAGGCTTGAGAAGTTTGCTAAGAATGTAATTGTCTTGCGTGGTGGAATGGGGAAAAAGCAGCGTGAGGCTCTTAGAGAGAAAATTGCAGCCATTGGGGACAATGAAGAACGTGTGCTTATTGCTACAGGTAAGTTAATTGGTGAAGGTTTCGATGATGCTCGTTTAGACACGTTATTTTTGGTGCATCCTATTTCTTGGAAGGGTACTTTGCAGCAATATGCTGGTCGTCTGCATCGTTCTCATATTAATAAGACTGAGGTTCAGATTTATGATTACATTGATCTGCAAGTTCCGGTGCTCATGAGCATGTTTAGGAAGAGGGTAAAAGGATATAAAATGATGGGGTACACAGGTGTTGACTTGATGTAGGGCGGGGCTATGCTACCTCCCCAAACATCCGAAGCAAAAAGCGGCGACGAATTGTGGATTTGGTACACCACGGTTCGCCTCCATACTGCTTGTGAGAGAGTACCTGAAAAGGTGTTCTCTTTTTCTATTTAGGGCTTTTGTGAGGGTTCGCGGCGGTTAGGAAACTTGATATGACTGGGTTTGTGGCTACCGCTGTTATTGAATAGCATAACAGTCTCTCACAGGGTACATTAACAGGCGCATCTTATATGAGAGAAAAATTGCTTCGGGGAACTGACTTATTAGAGGTTAAAATTCTAAGGCTTTATTAATTGCAACGAGAATCCTATCTTTTTGAAAAGGTTTAACAATAAAGTCTTTAGCACCCGCATGTATCGCTTCAATTACCTTGAACTGATGGCCTACTGCCGAACATATAATCACTTTTGCGTCTGCATGAGTTTTCTTGATTTCTCTTAAAGCTTGCAAACCGTCCATATCAGGCATCGTTATATCCATTGTCACCAGATCAGGTTTAACCTGCTTAAACAATTTTACGGCATCCTTACCATTAGTTGCTTCTGCCACAACTTTCAAGCCACTTTCCTCCAATATTTTTTTTAACACCATTCTCATAAATGCAGTATCGTCCACGACCATGACATTTGCCATTGTTAATTAACCTCCTTATTGTGGAATTGAATCATGCTACTATTTGTTCAACATGGATGGTCGATTCTTTACTTAAGTCAACGAATGCTTTCTCGACGCGCACTAAGGGACGAATCGGGTCTTCGGGGTTGATCATGATAATGCAACCTGTTCTTCCATCTGTTAATAAAGCATGATTCCCTACGAGTAATTGCATCATTTTATTCAAAAACAAATGAATAATTCGAGCATCGAAGATATCGAATGCATTTTGATGCATTTGTTTCAGTGTCTCGTAAAATGGAAAAGCATTGCGGTATGCTCTCTTAGAAGTCATCGCATGGAACACATCAGCTATACCAACAATACGACTGAAGAGATCGATTTTGTCTGCCCCTATCCCAAATGGATATCCGCTGCCATCTTGCCTTTCGTGATGTTGGAGAGCCACTAATGCTTGTCTATGGCTGCTCCCTGCTGTTTCTTTAATCATTTCGTAACCGAAAATGGAATGCTTCTTCGTGAAGTCATATTCATCCTTTGTCAGTTTCCCCGAATTATTAAGAATGTCTAATGGAATTTTCAGCTTGCCTATGTCATGAAGTAAGGCTGAAATAGCTAATTCTGATAGTTCAGTTTCTTTCAAACCGCACCATTTTCCAATTAATGTGGAAATAACTGCTACAGCGAAACTGTGTCGATAAGTGTAATCATCTTGGGATTTCAGTGACGTGAGTAATATTAATAAATTTGGTTTATTTGTAATTTGATGGATATGTGGAATGATTTGTTGCTGAAAATATAAAAGTGGCACTTTTTTCGAATGGCGACTCACCTGAAAAATCTCATTAATCTGTGTAACGCTCTCGTCAACAAGTTTATAGGGGTCGCAGCTCGAAAAACCTTCTGACGCTATTCGCCTCTTTTCATGATTCAGCGACATAATTTCAACCATTCTCATCCCTAACCTTTCTCTCATATCAGTTAAAATGTTACAATTAGTATCGCTTTTTGTTTTTATTTTATGG includes:
- a CDS encoding SWIM zinc finger family protein; its protein translation is MNLNNLSKYLDPVILDRGREYLLGGHVLSIEDIGDLDYRAEVEGSELYEVYVELDEEGEVISSDCDCPYDYGPVCKHQAAVMLKLRDHTATLSESITKELPTNPNKSLKHLLEAESKESLITLLLSLAADSDVVEQRVKLQLSKVGRAKELEECRKLIRSYIDTYSDHHGFVNWRNVGKAVGGAEMVAEKACEATDNAEWTRAVEINHCILEEMVDFLQEADDYGGTIGCVIDQSLERIDEIILQSDRISQVDRESLFQLLLDESKQSRYDGWSDWQLAMLDSASRLAVTANLRRKWEKHASRVASEQTGGTSSGNYFAQRVAVMRYHLIQIYEDEGRASDYLNSHLHFSDFREMAIQDAFHNGCYDEVIRLTEEGEAQDQAKGFPGLVKQWNKHRYEAYCRSGQLEFQRKLGVALVLDGDFSYFKPLKDTYPAIGWRPVYLDMLQKLEKDKWPGNIYTRILVEEQEYSRLLAYVKKQPSRIEEFYSHLNQHFPMEVKELFHIHIDAEADRSTTRKHYENVCRIIFLLQQAGGKEEALQIVRLLLAKYPKKPAFRDELMKLNYR
- a CDS encoding tetratricopeptide repeat protein; protein product: MPSPHAAINPLLISTLKRQPLSSIPEKPTVSLLPGILTKIITRYKKKIDLQFESNKQVLICGHCGSKGQYDIGFVAFNLERWQKDEKDSSFKSQPYQRDMMDYVQTTGYIRCKQCNGAGNWKAKDLFSMFGLLTRLFAEGKEDKSSYMAGEIALYDGSTPKWATDAEENFLNKLRENVQDGFLWNRLGNLYLKGGRPELAAAAYEKSIQVDPSQVESHYSLGRLLFQVDELEKSAYHSRMMLVYARHYPKMAILDLREILAIGLQNLYDIHVESDRKIAFMPTKEELEVLNSFKEVAAGSEPPTLSLVDLEVFPDDRKSFYPVAEMYMWLRKDEIPASERTLDQYLPEKRKQIVTRAGGHSATDLGTDSKPVVIRVRSEERAEKIYQLCERYELQCIIGIEYVEDLSDLRKALMQKLSPSNVYVPCLCGSGLKYKFCCGNKLKNFDLERFIEENGTGGGAK
- a CDS encoding response regulator — translated: MANVMVVDDTAFMRMVLKKILEESGLKVVAEATNGKDAVKLFKQVKPDLVTMDITMPDMDGLQALREIKKTHADAKVIICSAVGHQFKVIEAIHAGAKDFIVKPFQKDRILVAINKALEF
- a CDS encoding UPF0158 family protein translates to MQLMDELLDAYLDNNFEHPYYLDLHTGQVILDMEEAYTGEPGIDWDDEENEERFIDVPKIDSNEAFYVMTKFAQRTEFDPKNKLFDALNGNKPFRRFKDTLYELNLWDEWNKFEHKFAEEAIQSWMERFELDYNGLNEKHKNNHPFSQSKG
- a CDS encoding HD-GYP domain-containing protein — translated: MRMVEIMSLNHEKRRIASEGFSSCDPYKLVDESVTQINEIFQVSRHSKKVPLLYFQQQIIPHIHQITNKPNLLILLTSLKSQDDYTYRHSFAVAVISTLIGKWCGLKETELSELAISALLHDIGKLKIPLDILNNSGKLTKDEYDFTKKHSIFGYEMIKETAGSSHRQALVALQHHERQDGSGYPFGIGADKIDLFSRIVGIADVFHAMTSKRAYRNAFPFYETLKQMHQNAFDIFDARIIHLFLNKMMQLLVGNHALLTDGRTGCIIMINPEDPIRPLVRVEKAFVDLSKESTIHVEQIVA
- a CDS encoding DEAD/DEAH box helicase, giving the protein MNDFENKLQHALLEIQRLSQENEHLKRELSKSLPAVAVDSPQSIVDCSSKLQELKVESVHNFSSPPEKIALFRSLFRGREDVFPMRWENKTGRSGYSPACGNEWTSVCKKPQVKCSECPHKDFLPVTNEVINKHLDAKTNQTIGVYPMLPDETCRFLAIDFDKRNWKEDALAVVNVCNEFNVPAALERSRSGQGGHIWIFFDEAIDANLARKLGCAILTKTMDKRNQIGLDSYDRLFPNQDTLPKGGFGNLIALPLQGIPRKNGNSVFVDETLQPYQDQWLFLSQLKKMSRERVLGFVQDAVRNSSVLSVGYTDPDTDDEKPWEQGNEVLEERPIEEPLPSKVKIVLSNMIYIEKNDLPSIMINRIFRLAAFQNPDFYKNQAMRLSTFGKPRVISCAEDFPKHIALPRGCLQAVLDLLKIHSIEPVIADERFLGNHIDVDFNGTLTMLQDTAARSILANEIGILSATTAFGKTVVAASIIAKRKLNTLILVNRRELMDQWKERLSTFLNVDMKSIGVIGGGKEKRTGQIDIAVIQSLNQKGIVKEYINEYGQIIVDECHHVSAFSFEQVLKKAKAKHVFGLTATLTRQDGHQPIVLMQCGPIRIRVDSKSQAVARNMQHKVIPRYTQFRLPSQISNPGIQDVYQILINDEERNEMIFDDLLKCLEQGRSPILLAERTAHVEYFEKRLEKFAKNVIVLRGGMGKKQREALREKIAAIGDNEERVLIATGKLIGEGFDDARLDTLFLVHPISWKGTLQQYAGRLHRSHINKTEVQIYDYIDLQVPVLMSMFRKRVKGYKMMGYTGVDLM